The Novosphingobium kaempferiae genome includes a window with the following:
- a CDS encoding 2'-5' RNA ligase family protein: MSESSPDWPSQNWIATGPRKAGAPLLVTAELPSDVLNWTGALRREHYPPERNRLRAHVTLFHALPPSVEAELIEVLGDLARAAPPPARIDGLMKLGTGTALAVESPAMVELHAVIAERMHGLLTQQDAQPLRLHVTIQNKVTSQAARALQSELGPQLQPVSFRFRGFGLYAWEDGLWRPIRLFSFRG, translated from the coding sequence ATGTCCGAATCCTCTCCCGACTGGCCATCGCAGAACTGGATCGCGACCGGGCCCCGCAAGGCGGGCGCGCCGCTGCTTGTCACCGCCGAACTCCCGTCCGATGTCCTGAACTGGACCGGTGCCTTGCGGCGCGAACACTACCCGCCCGAGCGCAACCGCCTGCGTGCGCACGTCACGCTGTTTCATGCGTTGCCGCCGTCGGTTGAGGCCGAACTGATCGAGGTGCTCGGCGATCTTGCCCGCGCCGCGCCGCCGCCTGCACGAATCGACGGGCTGATGAAGCTGGGCACCGGTACCGCGCTTGCGGTCGAAAGCCCGGCGATGGTCGAACTCCATGCCGTCATCGCCGAACGGATGCATGGTCTGCTCACGCAACAGGACGCGCAGCCGCTGCGCCTGCATGTGACGATCCAGAACAAGGTTACGTCGCAGGCGGCAAGGGCGCTTCAGTCGGAACTCGGCCCCCAGCTCCAGCCGGTCTCCTTCCGCTTCCGGGGCTTCGGCCTCTATGCTTGGGAGGACGGATTGTGGCGCCCGATCAGGCTCTTTTCTTTTCGTGGTTGA
- a CDS encoding TRADD-N-associated membrane domain-containing protein, giving the protein MTDPSLYTVVDTKAPATATTPAASPPEPDDGTSRARRVVTMLAHRWRWTIFAFWLVVLVMWMLTAPLLWLSWFILIPQVWEWAGGSVIKLIGALFASLMLGCVPIWWGMAATAVTGFISSATITKETMSIDQARREVRETEADVLRQLEQSDAAGLLPLLRYSRAQLDAYYAMSLAQTRRSFLNAAIAMWLGFLILIAGIGLYIGPVELLGISRPPQEFSTLVLIGAVIVEVISALFLWVYQSTIAQLTFYYRRQMQSHAAILCFRIAASMTDGDASKRAIIEQLIQISDLPERHALPTGERIAALAKPKLKVPRGAAAMPPP; this is encoded by the coding sequence ATGACCGACCCTTCTCTCTACACAGTGGTGGATACGAAAGCCCCGGCGACAGCGACGACGCCCGCAGCGTCCCCGCCGGAACCGGACGACGGCACGTCACGGGCACGCCGCGTCGTGACCATGCTCGCCCACCGCTGGCGCTGGACGATCTTCGCCTTCTGGCTGGTCGTTCTGGTCATGTGGATGCTGACCGCGCCGCTGCTATGGCTTTCGTGGTTCATCCTGATCCCACAGGTCTGGGAGTGGGCGGGAGGCTCGGTGATAAAGCTGATCGGGGCGCTGTTCGCCTCGCTGATGCTGGGATGCGTGCCGATCTGGTGGGGGATGGCCGCCACCGCCGTCACCGGCTTCATCTCCAGCGCCACGATTACCAAGGAGACGATGTCTATCGACCAGGCGCGCCGCGAGGTGCGTGAGACCGAGGCGGACGTGCTGCGCCAGCTGGAGCAGAGCGACGCCGCCGGACTGCTGCCGCTGCTGCGCTACAGCCGCGCGCAGCTCGACGCCTATTACGCGATGTCGCTGGCGCAGACGCGGCGCAGCTTCCTGAACGCCGCGATCGCGATGTGGCTTGGCTTCCTCATCCTGATCGCCGGGATCGGCCTCTACATCGGGCCAGTCGAGCTGCTGGGGATCAGCCGTCCGCCGCAGGAATTCAGCACGCTGGTGCTGATCGGCGCGGTGATCGTGGAGGTGATCTCGGCGCTGTTCCTCTGGGTCTACCAGAGCACCATCGCGCAGCTGACGTTCTATTACCGACGCCAGATGCAGAGCCACGCCGCGATCCTCTGCTTCCGCATCGCGGCGAGCATGACCGACGGCGACGCCTCGAAGCGCGCCATTATCGAGCAGCTGATCCAGATCTCGGACCTGCCCGAACGCCACGCGCTGCCGACCGGTGAACGGATCGCAGCGCTGGCAAAGCCCAAGCTGAAAGTGCCCAGGGGGGCAGCGGCCATGCCGCCGCCCTGA
- the rnd gene encoding ribonuclease D codes for MKIHPLITKTDDLAALCERLAKSDFVSVDTEFMRENTYWPELCLVQIANTEEAAAIDPLADGLDMTPLLELLTNNEDVLKVFHAGGQDVEIIFNFTGRTPHPIFDTQIAMMAISQSEQIGYSNLVESWQGVTIDKGARFTDWSRRPLTDRQIEYAIGDVTYLSKIFPKILKRLIKTGRGAWLDQEMEKLADPENYRNDPKEAWHRIKAPGRNPQVLGRLRAIAEWRELEAQGKNIPRGRIARDETLADIASHPPKSQADLAKVRGLSQGWKDNEIGRRLMTAIAKAEPLTDDELPPRAPRGAPLGKEGALVADLLKLLLKIRAREIDAAARLLARSDELEMLAAGVRKNLAMLQGWRYDVFGHDALDLVEGKLAFAVENGKLKMTRVEDVAEDAAVEASED; via the coding sequence ATGAAAATTCATCCGCTGATAACGAAGACCGACGATCTCGCCGCCCTGTGCGAACGTCTTGCGAAATCCGATTTCGTGAGCGTGGACACGGAGTTCATGCGAGAGAACACCTATTGGCCCGAGCTGTGCCTTGTGCAGATCGCCAATACGGAGGAAGCCGCCGCGATCGACCCGCTGGCGGACGGTCTCGACATGACCCCCCTGCTCGAACTGCTGACCAACAACGAGGACGTCCTCAAGGTCTTCCATGCGGGCGGGCAGGACGTGGAGATCATCTTCAACTTCACCGGCCGCACGCCGCACCCGATCTTCGACACGCAGATCGCGATGATGGCGATCAGCCAGTCGGAGCAGATCGGCTACTCGAACCTCGTCGAATCGTGGCAGGGCGTCACTATCGACAAGGGCGCGCGCTTCACCGACTGGTCGCGCCGTCCGCTGACCGACCGCCAGATCGAATATGCCATCGGCGACGTCACCTATCTCTCCAAGATCTTCCCCAAGATCCTCAAGCGCCTCATCAAGACGGGGCGCGGCGCCTGGCTGGACCAGGAGATGGAGAAGCTGGCCGATCCGGAGAACTACCGGAACGATCCCAAGGAAGCCTGGCACCGCATCAAGGCGCCCGGTCGCAATCCTCAGGTGCTGGGCCGTCTGCGCGCCATCGCCGAGTGGCGCGAGCTTGAGGCGCAGGGCAAGAACATCCCGCGCGGCCGCATCGCCCGCGACGAGACGCTGGCCGACATCGCCAGCCATCCGCCCAAGAGCCAGGCCGATCTCGCCAAGGTGCGCGGTCTGTCGCAGGGCTGGAAGGACAACGAGATCGGCCGCCGCCTGATGACGGCCATCGCCAAGGCCGAACCGCTGACCGACGACGAGCTGCCGCCCCGCGCCCCGCGCGGAGCACCGCTCGGCAAGGAAGGCGCGCTGGTGGCTGACCTGCTCAAGCTCCTGCTCAAGATCCGCGCGCGCGAAATCGACGCCGCCGCGCGCCTCCTTGCCCGCAGCGATGAGCTGGAAATGCTGGCGGCGGGCGTTCGCAAGAACCTCGCGATGCTGCAGGGCTGGCGCTACGACGTGTTCGGCCACGATGCGCTCGACCTCGTCGAAGGCAAGCTCGCCTTCGCGGTGGAGAACGGCAAGCTCAAGATGACGCGGGTCGAGGACGTGGCGGAAGACGCTGCGGTCGAGGCTAGCGAGGACTGA
- a CDS encoding hydrogen peroxide-inducible genes activator — protein sequence MTVYQPTLKQLQYLVSLHEHGHFGRAADACFVSQSTLSAGLRDLETLLGVTLVERTKRAVRFTPLGNSVVAKAHRILRETEELSDLIQSSGKPLSGEVRMSVIPTIAPFLLPRMLPRLRRERPNLKLFLREEPSQQAMESLHHGRADCVLLALPYATGEVEKETIELDAFFVAFPADDPRNPPAEVGPDVIDEHRLLLLEDGHCLKDHALAACNRPELRASATMIGTSLHTLVQMVDNGLGLTMLPEMALDAGILNGTNVVARPLLSPNANREIALVWRKNSPRADEFRMLADELRAG from the coding sequence ATGACGGTCTACCAGCCGACGCTGAAGCAGCTTCAGTATCTCGTCTCGCTTCACGAGCATGGCCATTTCGGCCGCGCCGCGGATGCCTGTTTCGTCTCGCAATCGACATTGTCCGCGGGCCTGCGCGATCTGGAGACGCTGCTCGGCGTCACGCTGGTCGAGCGGACCAAGCGCGCGGTGCGCTTTACTCCGCTCGGCAATTCGGTGGTTGCCAAGGCACACCGCATCCTGCGCGAGACGGAGGAACTCTCCGACCTCATCCAGTCCAGCGGCAAGCCGCTCTCGGGCGAAGTGCGCATGAGCGTGATCCCGACGATCGCGCCGTTCCTGCTTCCCCGGATGCTGCCGCGCCTGCGCCGCGAACGGCCCAACCTCAAGCTGTTCCTGCGCGAGGAGCCGAGCCAGCAGGCGATGGAATCGCTGCACCATGGCCGCGCGGACTGCGTACTGCTGGCCCTGCCCTACGCCACCGGCGAGGTGGAGAAGGAGACGATCGAGCTCGACGCCTTCTTCGTCGCCTTCCCCGCCGACGACCCGCGCAACCCGCCCGCCGAAGTCGGCCCCGACGTCATCGACGAGCACCGCCTGCTACTGCTGGAAGACGGGCACTGTCTCAAGGACCACGCCCTCGCGGCCTGCAACCGCCCCGAACTGCGCGCCAGTGCGACGATGATCGGGACGTCGCTGCACACACTGGTGCAGATGGTCGACAATGGCCTCGGCCTGACGATGCTGCCGGAAATGGCGCTCGACGCGGGTATCCTCAACGGCACCAACGTCGTCGCGCGGCCTCTGCTCTCCCCCAACGCGAATCGCGAGATCGCGCTGGTGTGGCGCAAGAACTCGCCCCGCGCGGACGAATTCCGGATGCTGGCGGACGAATTGCGGGCGGGCTGA
- the pgsA gene encoding CDP-diacylglycerol--glycerol-3-phosphate 3-phosphatidyltransferase: MLTLPNILTLSRIVTLPLLGFLLWWPRWELGYGLAFGLYCLMGITDYFDGYLARSSGTVSKLGVFLDPIADKIMVATVILVLTAQGILRGPYVGDMHVIAGLVILVREIAVSGLREFLGGLQVSVPVSRLAKWKTTFQLISLGALILGVAMPWWNLDLGAIVVNVPHTVGLTTLWAAAALTLITGWDYLRVGLKHMD, translated from the coding sequence ATGCTGACCCTGCCGAACATCCTGACCCTGTCCCGCATCGTCACCCTGCCGCTGCTGGGCTTCCTGCTATGGTGGCCCCGCTGGGAGCTGGGCTACGGGCTCGCCTTCGGGCTCTACTGCCTGATGGGCATCACCGATTACTTCGACGGCTACCTTGCCCGCTCCAGCGGCACGGTGTCGAAGCTCGGCGTGTTCCTCGATCCCATCGCCGACAAGATCATGGTGGCGACGGTGATCCTCGTCCTGACCGCACAAGGCATCCTGCGCGGGCCTTACGTGGGCGACATGCACGTCATCGCGGGGCTGGTGATTCTCGTGCGCGAGATCGCGGTTTCGGGCCTGCGCGAGTTTCTCGGCGGGTTGCAGGTCTCCGTCCCGGTCAGCCGCCTCGCCAAGTGGAAGACGACGTTCCAGCTCATCTCGCTCGGCGCGCTGATCCTTGGCGTGGCGATGCCGTGGTGGAATCTCGATCTCGGCGCCATCGTGGTCAATGTGCCGCATACGGTGGGCCTGACGACGCTGTGGGCGGCGGCGGCGCTGACGCTCATCACCGGGTGGGACTACCTGCGCGTCGGCCTCAAGCACATGGACTGA
- a CDS encoding acyl carrier protein, translating into MSDTADRVKKIVVEHLGVEAEKVTEDASFIDDLGADSLDIVELVMAFEEEFGVEIPDDAAEKISTVSDAIKYIEENKG; encoded by the coding sequence ATGAGCGATACCGCCGATCGGGTTAAGAAGATCGTCGTCGAACACCTGGGCGTCGAAGCCGAGAAGGTCACCGAGGACGCGAGCTTCATCGACGATCTGGGCGCTGACTCGCTCGACATCGTCGAGCTGGTCATGGCCTTCGAGGAAGAGTTCGGCGTCGAGATTCCCGACGATGCCGCCGAGAAGATCAGCACCGTCTCCGATGCCATCAAGTACATCGAAGAGAACAAGGGCTAA
- a CDS encoding MFS transporter: MTTTTQLIRARRFLPLFITQLLGAFNDNLFKNAMVLFVVYEVYHSEAQEARFSALASAIFIIPFFLLSALAGQLADMRDKARLIRIIKACEIAIMLVGGAGLALAWQGQALDSVAIPLMLLALFAMGVHSTFFGPIKYAILPQHLKDGEVLSGTGLVEAGTYIAVLAGTIVAGWISVDAAAIGVIVVACIGWYAGRQVPSAPPLGKIEPLDYHVIRASVRLVRTTMKDRRVFLAICAISFFWAIGTVLFVQFPPLAKNMLMASKEVASLFLVIFSVGVAIGSMAINALLKGTVSARWSPISVIGMGAFLIAFQQVCRVWPPHTGGDELMDVGVFVVQPLAIPLMLTLLGIAICGGMFVVPLYAFLTTFVDKSQTARTIAANNIVNSGAMVLGSVATGGMTLMGVAVAQQLLVVSLCCVAAAWLGYLLFCAEKCPKAG, encoded by the coding sequence ATGACCACGACGACCCAACTCATCCGGGCACGACGTTTCCTCCCCCTCTTCATCACGCAGCTGCTGGGGGCGTTCAACGACAACCTGTTCAAGAACGCGATGGTGCTTTTCGTCGTCTACGAGGTCTATCACTCGGAGGCGCAGGAGGCGCGGTTCAGCGCGCTGGCCTCGGCGATCTTCATCATCCCGTTCTTCCTGCTCTCGGCGCTGGCCGGGCAGCTTGCCGACATGCGCGACAAGGCGCGGCTGATCCGCATCATCAAGGCCTGCGAGATCGCCATCATGCTCGTCGGCGGCGCGGGTCTCGCGCTCGCATGGCAGGGGCAGGCGCTCGACAGCGTGGCGATCCCGCTCATGCTCCTCGCGCTCTTCGCGATGGGCGTGCATTCGACCTTCTTCGGGCCGATCAAGTACGCGATCCTGCCGCAGCACCTCAAGGACGGCGAAGTTCTTTCCGGCACCGGACTGGTCGAGGCCGGCACCTACATCGCCGTTCTGGCAGGCACCATCGTCGCGGGCTGGATCAGCGTCGATGCTGCCGCGATCGGCGTGATCGTGGTCGCCTGCATCGGCTGGTACGCCGGGCGTCAGGTGCCCTCGGCCCCGCCGCTCGGCAAGATCGAACCGCTGGACTACCACGTCATCCGCGCTTCCGTCCGCCTCGTGCGCACGACCATGAAGGACCGCCGGGTGTTCCTCGCGATCTGCGCGATCAGCTTCTTCTGGGCCATCGGCACCGTGCTGTTCGTGCAGTTCCCGCCGCTCGCCAAGAACATGCTGATGGCGAGCAAGGAAGTGGCCAGCCTGTTCCTGGTGATCTTCTCGGTCGGCGTCGCCATCGGTTCGATGGCGATCAACGCGCTGCTCAAGGGCACCGTCTCCGCCCGCTGGTCGCCGATCTCGGTGATCGGCATGGGCGCGTTCCTCATCGCCTTCCAGCAGGTCTGCCGCGTCTGGCCGCCGCATACCGGGGGCGACGAACTGATGGACGTCGGCGTGTTCGTCGTGCAGCCGCTGGCGATCCCGCTGATGCTGACGCTGCTCGGCATCGCCATCTGCGGCGGCATGTTCGTGGTGCCGCTCTACGCCTTCCTCACGACCTTCGTGGACAAGTCCCAGACCGCGCGCACCATCGCCGCGAACAATATCGTCAATTCGGGCGCGATGGTGCTTGGATCGGTGGCGACTGGCGGGATGACGCTGATGGGCGTCGCTGTCGCGCAGCAGCTTCTGGTGGTCTCGCTGTGCTGCGTCGCTGCAGCGTGGCTCGGCTACCTGCTGTTCTGCGCCGAGAAGTGCCCGAAGGCGGGCTGA
- the mltG gene encoding endolytic transglycosylase MltG produces MISRRGCGLATVVAVLFVGSLWAFFGGWYGSGPLEAEKHFIVPNGSSLGDVADRLEKQGIIGSATGFKLRARVFGGGSGIKAGEFAIPAHASPSRVLAIISSDEIIRRFVTVPEGMPSIMVYDRLKAQSALSGEVAVPEEGSILPDTYTFENGEPREEVVRRMQAAMSRTLKELWANRASGLVVKTPEQALTLASIVEKETGKPSERRMVAGLYSNRLRTGMLLQADPTIIYPITKGKRLGRRILQSEIQAVNGYNTYTMVGLPKGPITNPSRESIAAVLNPAKTDALYMVADGTGGHAFAGTLAEHNRNVAKWFAIRRERGEL; encoded by the coding sequence ATGATCTCCCGGCGCGGATGCGGCCTGGCGACCGTCGTCGCCGTTCTCTTCGTCGGGAGCCTCTGGGCGTTCTTCGGCGGCTGGTACGGCTCCGGCCCGCTCGAGGCGGAAAAGCACTTCATCGTTCCCAACGGGTCCAGCCTCGGCGACGTGGCGGACCGGCTGGAAAAGCAGGGCATCATCGGCTCTGCGACCGGCTTCAAGCTGCGCGCTCGCGTGTTCGGCGGCGGCAGCGGGATCAAGGCGGGCGAATTCGCCATACCCGCCCACGCCAGCCCCTCACGCGTGCTGGCGATCATCTCCAGCGACGAGATCATCCGCCGCTTCGTGACCGTGCCGGAGGGGATGCCCTCGATCATGGTCTACGACCGTCTCAAGGCGCAGTCCGCACTGTCCGGCGAAGTCGCGGTGCCCGAGGAAGGCTCGATCCTTCCCGACACCTACACCTTCGAGAACGGCGAGCCGCGCGAGGAAGTCGTGCGCCGGATGCAGGCGGCGATGAGCCGCACGCTGAAGGAACTGTGGGCAAACCGCGCCTCGGGCCTCGTCGTCAAGACGCCCGAGCAGGCGCTGACGCTGGCCTCGATCGTCGAGAAGGAGACCGGCAAGCCTTCGGAACGCCGCATGGTGGCGGGGCTCTATTCGAACCGCCTGCGCACCGGGATGCTGCTCCAGGCCGACCCGACGATCATCTACCCGATCACCAAGGGCAAGCGCCTTGGCCGCCGCATCCTCCAGTCGGAGATCCAGGCGGTCAACGGCTACAACACCTACACGATGGTCGGCCTGCCCAAGGGGCCAATCACCAACCCCAGCCGCGAATCGATCGCCGCAGTGCTGAACCCGGCAAAGACCGATGCGCTCTACATGGTCGCCGATGGCACCGGCGGCCACGCTTTCGCGGGCACGCTGGCCGAGCACAACCGCAATGTCGCCAAGTGGTTCGCCATCCGCCGCGAGCGCGGCGAGCTGTGA
- the aspS gene encoding aspartate--tRNA ligase: MTHPYRSHTCGALGAAEVGQTVRLSGWVHRKRDHGGVLFVDLRDHYGITQVVTDSDSPALAILDSLRAESVVTIEGTVKARSEGTVNPNLATGEIEVYARSATVLGKAEELPMPVAGEQEYPEDIRLKYRFLDLRRETLHANIVKRTQIIRDMRRRMEDTGFTEYSTPILTASSPEGARDFLVPSRIHAGKFYALPQAPQQYKQLLMVAGFDRYFQIAPCFRDEDPRADRLPGEFYQLDLEMSFVTQEEVWETMEPVLRATFAEFAGDKPVTPAGEFRRIPHAQAMLDYGSDKPDLRNPLLIKDVTEHFVESGFGIFAGIVANGGTIRAIPAPGAGAGSRKFFDDMNVWARGEGYSGLGYINIKDGVPGGPIAKNHGEEKTAALIEALGLGPNDGVFFAAGKEEQAAKLAGLARTRVGEQLNLIDKDRFELCWIVDFPFYEWDEDNKKVDFAHNPFSMPQGGMDALENQDPLTIKAFQYDLVCNGYEIASGSIRNQSPELMVKAFEMTGLTQADVEERFGGLYRAFQYGAPPHGGMAAGVDRIVMLLCGAQNLREITLFPMNQRAEDLLMNAPSLAEAKQLRELHLRVVEPVKQAAPAQGKLVAPDAAG; this comes from the coding sequence ATGACCCATCCCTATCGCTCCCACACCTGCGGCGCTCTTGGCGCGGCCGAGGTCGGCCAGACGGTCCGCCTCTCGGGCTGGGTCCATCGCAAGCGCGACCATGGCGGCGTCCTCTTCGTCGATCTGCGCGACCACTACGGCATCACCCAGGTCGTGACCGACAGCGACAGCCCGGCGCTGGCGATCCTCGATTCGCTGCGCGCGGAAAGCGTCGTCACCATCGAGGGCACCGTGAAGGCGCGCTCGGAAGGCACCGTGAACCCGAACCTCGCCACCGGCGAGATCGAGGTCTACGCCCGCTCTGCCACCGTGCTGGGCAAGGCCGAGGAACTGCCGATGCCGGTCGCCGGCGAGCAGGAATATCCGGAGGACATCCGCCTCAAGTACCGCTTCCTCGACCTGCGCCGCGAGACGCTGCACGCCAACATCGTCAAGCGCACGCAGATCATCCGCGACATGCGCCGTCGCATGGAAGACACCGGCTTCACCGAATATTCGACGCCGATCCTGACCGCCTCGTCGCCGGAAGGCGCACGCGACTTCCTCGTGCCGAGCCGCATCCACGCGGGCAAGTTCTACGCGCTTCCGCAGGCACCGCAGCAGTACAAACAGTTGCTGATGGTCGCGGGCTTCGACCGCTACTTCCAGATCGCACCCTGCTTCCGCGACGAAGACCCGCGCGCCGACCGCCTGCCGGGCGAGTTCTACCAACTCGACCTCGAAATGAGCTTCGTCACCCAGGAAGAAGTCTGGGAGACGATGGAGCCGGTGCTGCGCGCCACCTTCGCCGAGTTCGCGGGCGACAAGCCGGTGACCCCGGCGGGTGAGTTCCGCCGCATCCCGCACGCGCAGGCGATGCTGGACTACGGTTCGGACAAGCCGGACCTGCGCAACCCGCTGCTCATCAAGGACGTGACCGAGCACTTCGTCGAATCGGGCTTCGGCATCTTCGCGGGCATCGTCGCCAACGGCGGCACGATCCGTGCGATCCCGGCTCCGGGCGCAGGCGCGGGCAGCCGCAAGTTCTTTGACGACATGAACGTCTGGGCACGCGGCGAGGGCTATTCGGGCCTCGGCTACATCAATATCAAGGACGGCGTCCCCGGCGGCCCGATCGCCAAGAACCACGGCGAGGAAAAGACTGCCGCGCTGATCGAGGCGCTTGGCCTCGGCCCGAACGACGGCGTGTTCTTCGCCGCGGGCAAGGAAGAGCAGGCGGCGAAGCTCGCCGGTCTGGCGCGCACCCGCGTCGGCGAGCAGCTCAACCTGATCGACAAGGACCGCTTCGAGCTGTGCTGGATCGTCGACTTCCCGTTCTACGAGTGGGACGAAGACAACAAGAAGGTCGACTTCGCGCACAACCCGTTCTCGATGCCGCAGGGCGGGATGGACGCGCTGGAGAATCAGGACCCGCTGACGATCAAGGCGTTCCAGTACGACCTCGTCTGCAACGGCTATGAAATCGCCTCGGGTTCGATCCGCAACCAGTCGCCCGAACTGATGGTCAAGGCTTTCGAGATGACCGGCCTGACGCAAGCAGACGTGGAGGAGCGCTTCGGCGGCCTCTACCGCGCCTTCCAGTACGGCGCCCCGCCGCACGGCGGCATGGCCGCGGGCGTGGACCGCATTGTGATGCTGCTGTGCGGCGCGCAGAACTTGCGCGAGATCACGCTGTTCCCGATGAACCAGCGCGCCGAGGATCTCCTCATGAACGCGCCGAGCCTGGCCGAGGCGAAACAGCTTCGCGAACTCCACCTGCGCGTGGTCGAGCCGGTCAAGCAGGCCGCTCCGGCTCAGGGCAAGCTCGTCGCGCCCGACGCGGCAGGCTGA
- the fabF gene encoding beta-ketoacyl-ACP synthase II, with the protein MRRVVVTGLGLVTPLGADVETVWANILASKSGAGPITKFDTTGQKCLIACEVKPADHEYGFDANKRVDHKIQRQVDPFIVFGIDAAGQALEDAGLTDMSEEDKLMAGCSIGSGIGGLPGIESESLVLAEKGPGRVSPHFVHGRLINLISGQVSIKYGLKGPNHAVVTACSTGAHSIGDAARMIRDGDADIMLAGGAESTVCPIGIAGFAQARALNCSYNDRPEQASRPYDKDRDGFVMGEGAGVLVLEEYEHAKARGAKIYCEVIGYGLSGDAYHVTAPHPDGDGAYRSMQMALKKAGMTPADIDYINAHGTSTMADTIELGAVRRLFGDAIGNVSMSSTKSAIGHLLGGAGAVESIFCILALRDQIVPPTLNLDNPDEGCEGVDLVPHVARKREVRAVLNNSFGFGGTNASLVMRKID; encoded by the coding sequence ATGCGTCGTGTCGTCGTCACCGGACTTGGTCTCGTCACCCCCCTGGGTGCTGACGTGGAGACCGTTTGGGCCAACATCCTCGCAAGCAAGTCGGGCGCCGGTCCGATCACCAAGTTCGATACGACCGGCCAGAAGTGCCTGATCGCCTGCGAGGTGAAGCCGGCCGACCACGAATACGGCTTCGACGCCAACAAGCGCGTCGATCACAAGATCCAGCGCCAGGTCGATCCCTTCATCGTCTTCGGCATCGACGCCGCGGGCCAGGCGCTCGAAGACGCGGGCCTCACCGACATGAGCGAGGAAGACAAGCTCATGGCCGGTTGCTCGATCGGTTCGGGCATCGGCGGCCTGCCGGGCATCGAGAGCGAATCGCTGGTGCTGGCCGAGAAGGGCCCGGGCCGCGTCAGCCCGCACTTCGTCCACGGCCGCCTCATCAACCTGATCTCGGGCCAGGTCTCGATCAAGTACGGCCTCAAGGGCCCGAACCACGCGGTCGTCACTGCCTGCTCGACCGGCGCGCACTCGATCGGCGATGCGGCACGCATGATCCGCGACGGCGACGCCGACATCATGCTGGCCGGCGGCGCCGAATCGACCGTCTGCCCCATCGGCATCGCGGGTTTCGCGCAGGCGCGCGCGCTCAACTGCAGCTACAACGACCGCCCCGAACAGGCGAGTCGCCCCTACGACAAGGACCGTGACGGCTTCGTCATGGGTGAGGGCGCCGGCGTCCTCGTGCTCGAAGAGTACGAACACGCCAAGGCGCGCGGCGCGAAGATCTACTGCGAAGTGATCGGCTACGGCCTTTCGGGCGACGCCTACCACGTCACCGCTCCGCACCCCGATGGCGACGGCGCCTACCGCTCGATGCAGATGGCGCTGAAGAAGGCGGGCATGACCCCGGCCGACATCGACTACATCAACGCCCACGGCACCTCGACCATGGCTGACACCATCGAACTGGGCGCCGTGCGCCGCCTGTTCGGCGATGCCATCGGCAATGTCTCGATGAGCTCCACCAAGTCGGCCATCGGCCACCTGCTGGGCGGCGCTGGCGCGGTCGAATCGATCTTCTGCATCCTCGCGCTGCGCGACCAGATCGTGCCGCCGACGCTCAACCTCGACAACCCGGACGAGGGTTGCGAAGGCGTCGACCTTGTGCCGCACGTCGCCCGCAAGCGCGAAGTACGCGCCGTGCTCAACAACAGCTTCGGGTTCGGCGGCACCAACGCCAGCCTGGTGATGCGCAAGATCGACTAA
- a CDS encoding sugar transporter translates to MRTFWIIATVILLWNLMGDAAYLMQVNADLDEMAKADPVTAAAFDSMPAWAWGAYALAVWGGTLGAILLLLRREIAWVFFALSLVGVIAQFGWTFLGFGLIAAKGWSTAVFPAVIFAIALASLLYARAKAKDGTLR, encoded by the coding sequence ATGCGTACATTCTGGATCATCGCGACCGTGATCCTGCTGTGGAACCTGATGGGCGACGCCGCCTATCTCATGCAGGTGAACGCCGATCTCGACGAAATGGCGAAGGCCGATCCCGTCACCGCCGCCGCCTTCGATTCGATGCCCGCATGGGCCTGGGGCGCATATGCCCTGGCGGTGTGGGGCGGCACGCTGGGCGCGATCCTGCTGCTTCTGCGGCGCGAGATCGCCTGGGTGTTCTTCGCGCTCTCGCTGGTCGGCGTGATCGCGCAGTTCGGCTGGACGTTCCTCGGCTTCGGGTTGATCGCGGCCAAGGGCTGGTCGACGGCGGTGTTCCCCGCCGTGATCTTCGCCATCGCCCTCGCCTCGCTGCTCTACGCACGGGCGAAGGCGAAGGATGGGACGCTGCGCTAG
- a CDS encoding CsbD family protein, translating into MGELKDTVKGLANEVAGNAKQAAGHVRNDPAQKAEGKAQEKKGELQQGIGKIKGALGDRV; encoded by the coding sequence ATGGGTGAACTCAAGGACACCGTGAAGGGCCTCGCCAACGAAGTCGCCGGCAACGCCAAGCAGGCAGCCGGCCACGTGCGCAACGACCCGGCCCAGAAGGCCGAAGGCAAGGCGCAGGAGAAGAAGGGCGAGCTTCAGCAGGGCATCGGCAAGATCAAGGGCGCTCTCGGCGACCGGGTCTGA